Below is a window of Herbiconiux aconitum DNA.
GTGTACGCGCAGAGCGCGGTGCCGACCACCCGCGAACTCGCCGAGGTGCCCGCCTGGGGCACCGCAGCCATCGCCGAGCGCACGGCGCAGCTCACCGAGATCTTCCTCCAGGTCTGGAAGCGCCCGGCCGTCGTGTCGATCGACGACGACGGACTCACGCCCATCCTCGACGCGGTGCGCCGCCGCGGCTGGCCGCGCGGGTGGGAGCGCGAGTTCGAATACGTCGAGTACCGCGGCGAGCACTGGGAGGTCTACGACGTCAAGTATCTCTTCAACCGCATCTTCAAGCGCCTCTGGGCCGATTCTCGCGAGAGCGTGGTGGCGTTCAGCGCCCGCCGGGGCGGCCCGATCTACGAGGCGCAGTCGTGGAACGGGCACTGGGATGCGCTCGACGAGTCGAACTACCTCTACATGGGCTGGGATTCGAAGTACATGCTCACCGCGGTGCAGGGCGTGCTCGAAGAGGCGGGGCTCGCCTCCGAGGTCTTCGTGAAGTACTCCTACATCGGCGCGGTGATGTGAGCCCGGTTCAGGTGATGGGCCCGTTTCACCAATTGCTCGGCGCGTAGTCCTTGAGGAACACGCCGAACAGGTCTTCACCCGCCTGGCCGCGCACGATCGGATCGTAGACCCGGGCGGCGCCGTCGACGAGGTCGAGCGGGGCGTGGAAGCCCTCTTCGGCCAGCCGCACCTTCGTGGGGTGCGGGCGTTCATCCGTGATCCAGCCGGTGTCGACGCTGGTCATCAGGATGCGGTCGGTCTCGAACATCTCGCGCGCACTCGTGCGGGTGAGCATGTTCACGGCGGCCTTGGCCATGTTGGTGTGCGGATGCCCCGGGCCCTTGTATCCGCGGCCGAACACGCCCTCCATGGCGCTGACGTTCACCACGTAGCTGCGGCGGGCGCCCGAGCTGCGCAAGGAGGCGCGGAGCCGGGAGATCAGGAGGAACGGCGCGGTGGTGTTCGCCAGCTGCACCTCGAGCATCTCGAGCGGGTCGACTTCGTCGACGTGCTGGGTCCAGGAGTTGGCGTCATGCAGATCCGGCAGCAGCCCGCCGGCGTCGATCGCGGTGCCGGCGGCGAGTCGCTCGAGCGAGCTCGACCCGGGCGCCATGGCCTGCTCGGTGAGCTCCTCGGCGCGGGCGGCCGCAGCAGCGAGGATCGGATGCGTGTTCACCGACTGGGCGAGCGCGTGCGGATGCTCGTCGTTGGTGTGCCCGAAGGTCACGAGCTCGGGCAGCGGGCCGTCGGGCAGCGGGGCGAGCTCGGCCTCCACCAGCGGCTGGTAGGCGCCGGGCGAACGGCGCACCGTCTGGGTGGCGTTGTTGATCAGGATGTCGAGCGGGCCCGCCGCCGCCACGTCGTCGGCGAGCGCAATCACCTGCGCGGGGTCGCGGAGGTCGATGCCGACGACCTTCAGTCGGTGCAGCCAGTCGGCGGAGTCGGGCAGGCTGCTGAAGCGGCGCACCGCGTCACGGGGGAAGCGGGTGGTGATGGTCGTGTGAGCCCCGTCGCGCAGCAACCGAAGCGCGATGTACATGCCGATCTTCGCGCGGCCACCGGTGAGCAGCGCCCGGCGGCCGGTGAGGTCGGTGCGGGCGTCGCGCTTGGCGTGACTCATCGCCGCGCAGTCCGGGCAGAGCTGGTGGTAGAAGGCGTCGACCAGCGTGTAGGGCTGCTTGCAGATGTAGCAGTTGCGCGCCTTCAGCAGTGTTCCCGCCGTGGGCGTCGAGGTCGAGGTGGTGATCGGGATGCCGCGGGTCTCGTCGTCGATGCGGTCGGGCGCCCCGGTGGCGGTGGCGGCGATCACGCTCTTGTCGGCATCGGCGACGGCCGCCCGGATCTCGCGTCGGCGTTCGCGCTTGACCGCCTTGAACATCAGTGCGGTCGCGCGCCGCACGGCCACGAAGTCGGGGTGGTTCTCGTCGAGCTCGGCCATTCGGGCGAGCACGTCGAGCGTCACGGCGAGATCGGCGGGGTCGATCGCGGCGGTGGATGCGGTGTCGGGGGATGCGGAGGGCACAGACGATTGTAAGCCGACGGGAATACATGCGCAGTCATGTTGTTATACGCTTTCGAGACGCCGGAACCCGACGTCAGAGAGAGGCGCACGTCATGCAATTCGGAATCTTCAGCGTGGGCGACATCGCCCCCGACCCCGTCACCGGCCACACCCAGAGCGAGGCCGAACGCATCAGCAACATCGTCAAGGTCGCCCAGCGCGCCGACGAGGTGGGCCTTGATGTCTTCGCTCTCGGCGAGCACCACAATCCCCCCTTCGTCCCCTCCTCCCCCACGACACTGCTCGCGCACGTCGCGGCGCTGACCAAGCAGATCATGCTCAGCACCTCGGTCACCCTGCTGACCACGAACGACCCGGTGCGCATCGCCGAGGAGTACGCCATGCTGCAGCACCTCGCGAAAGGCCGACTCGACCTCATGGTGGGCCGAGGCAACACCGTGCCGGTCTACCCCTGGTTCGGAAAGGACATCCGGCAGGGCGTCGCCCTCGCCCTCGAGAACTACAACCTCTTGCACCGCCTCTGGCGGGAAGACGTGGTCGACTGGGAGGGCCGTTTCCGCACGCCGCTGCAGGGCTTCACCAGCACCCCCCGACCGCTGGATGACGTGCCTCCGTTCGTCTGGCACGGCTCGATCCGCACCCCCGAGATCGCCGAGCAGGCAGCGTTCTACGGCAACGGCTACTTCGCAAACAACGTGCTCGCGCCGAACCTCCACTTCAAGCCGCTGGTCGACTTCTACCGCGACCGCTTCGAGCACTACGGCCACGGCACGCGCGACCAGGCGATCGTGGGCCTCGGTGGCCAGTCGTTCATCGCCAAGCGTTCGCAAGACGCGGTGAAGGCGTTCCGCCCCTATTTCGAGAACTATCCGATCTTCAAGGGCAGCTCGCTCGACGACTTCATGGAGCGCACTCCGCTCTCGGTCGGCAGCCCGCAGGAGGTCATCGACAAGACGCTCTCGTTCCAGGAGGGCTTCGGCGACTACCAGCGTCAGCTCTTCGCGCTCGATGGTCTCGCCCTGCCCGTCGAGATGGCACTCGAGCAGGTCGAACTGCTCGGCACCGAGGTGGTGCCGGTGCTCCGCAAGGAGATGGCCGCGCGCCGTGCACCGGGAGTTCCGGATGCGCCGACTCACGCGAGCCTGATCGCCGAGAAATACGGCGACGCGGAGCCGCGCCAGCCTCGACCGAACCCGAACCGCGGCGACAACCTCTCCGGAACCTCGCCCTACCAGGACAGCGATCCCGAGCTACAGGCCAGCTTCCCGCTGGCGGTCTGAGCATGCCCGACAGCCGCGACATCAGCGACTACCGTCTGGCGAACGACGCCTGGGAGGCCTACTACCGGGCACAAGCCACCATCGGCCAGGAGTTCAACGACGCCGACATCTGGGAGGGCCTGCTCACCAAGGAGTACGCGGTGCTCTACGCCCTGTCCTCCGAGCCGGAGGGCCTCCGCATCACCGAGCTGGGTGAGGACGTGCTCCTCACCCAGCCCGGGATGTCGCGGATGATCGCTCGGCTCGAGTCCCGCGGGCTCGTCGAACGAGCGGGCGACGCCGCGGATGCGCGAGCCCGGCGCATCCGCCTCACCGACGACGGCCGAGCCGTGCAGCGGGCGGTCGGCCGCAACCTCGCCCGCCTCATCGCCCAGACGATGACCCGCTCCCTCGACCGACAGCAATTGCAGACCCTCCGCGACGTCAGTCTCGCGCTGCTCGCCGGAGCTCCGGGCACGAGCGCCGACGTTCAGCGGCGCGCCTTGGAAAGGATGAAGTCATGACCACAGAAGCAACCCCCCAGACCTCCGACTCCGCCGAACGCCCCGTGCGGCTCGTCATCATCAGCGCGGGCGTGAGCGATCCCTCGTCCACCCGGCTGCTCGCCGACCGTCTCGCCCAGAAGACCGTCGACCTGCTGGCAGAGGCGGGCCAGCCGGCATCCGTCGGCGTGATCGAGCTCGGCCCGCTCGCGGTCGACATCGCGCAGAACATCGTCTCCGGGTTCCCGAACGCCCGCGTGCAGGCGGCGATCGACCGGCTGGCCGACGCGGATGCCGTGATCGCGAGCACGCCCGTCTACAAAGCCGGCATCAGCGGACTCTTCAAGTCGTTCGCCGACGTTCTCGACAACGACCTGCTGATCGCGACCCCGGTCGTGCTCGCCGCCACGGCAGGCACCGCGCGGCACGCGATGGTGGCCGATGAGCAGCTGCGGCCGCTGTTCGCCTTCCTCCGTGCCCTCGCGGTTCCCACCTCGGTGTTCGCGGCCCCGGAGGACTGGGGGTCGACCGCACTCGGCGACCGCATCGAGCGCGCCGCCACCGAGCTCGCGCTCCTCGTGCGGAGCGGCGTCGGCCGATCCATCGCCGACGGCGCCTGGGCGGGCTATCAGCACCAGTTCTCGGGCAACGCGACGCGTTCGGAAGGCTCCGCCGCCGAAGTCGACTTCGACACCGACCTGATGCGTATGGCCGCCGGCGGCGGGGTCTAGCGACCGGTCGCCGGCGCGGTCGGCCCCGCATCGGCGACGTTCCGACCCGGTCAGCATGTCGTTCACGCGCCAGCAACCTTCGGGACCGATGGAGACACAAGGGTGGATGCGCTCCCGTTCGAGAGCGTCTTGCCGACGTCGATCCAGAAGGAAATCCGTGCCTCCCGCAACTCCCCGTCCACCATCCCGCCTCCGATTCATCCGCGCCGGCGCGATCGCCACTGCCGCGGCCGGAGCGATCGCGCTGTCGTCGTTCGTCGCCGTACCAGCGTCGCAGGCCGCCCCCGCCGACGACCTCGGTTCGCGCTTCACGCTGGCTGTCCTGCCCGACACCCAGTTCTACTCGCGTTACTCGGCCGACCAGTTCCAGCCGCGGTACGGAAAAGACCCCTACCAGGTGCAGACCGAGTGGCTCGCCGAGAACCGCGACGCCCTCAACATCCCGTTCGTCACCCAGCTGGGCGACATCGTCGACCAGTCGGGGCAGGAGCGCGAGTGGGTCGCGGCCGACAACGCCATGAGAACACTCGACGACGCCGACGTCCCCTATTCGACCGCACCGGGAAACCACGACGTGCGCGACTCGAACGACGACCTCGACGACACCGCCTACGATCTCAGCCAGGAGCCGTTCCTGAAATGGTTCGGACCGGAGCGCGCGAAGAACGTCTCCACCTATGAAGGCAGCGACCCGACCGGGCTCAGCCAGTACCACGTCTTCGAGGCCGAGGGGCAGCAGTACCTCGTGCTCGCGCTCAGCTGGCGGGTGTCGGATGCGACCATCGCCTGGGCCGACTCGGTGATCGACGCCCACCCCACGCTCCCCGTCATCCTGACGACCCACCAGGTGATCGACATCGACTCCGACGCCATCTCCCCGAAGGAGACCGAGTACGGCCTCGAACTCTGGGACAAGCTCATCACGAGCAACGACCAGATCTTCCTGACCATCAACGGGCACTTCCACGGTGAGTCCCACCTCGTGAAGACGAACGACTTCGGCCACTCCGTCACCCAGATCGTCATCGACTACCAGATGGCGTACGAGGGCGGCGACGGCTACCTCGGCCTGTTCGAGTTCGACCTCAGCCACAACGCCATCACCGTGCAGACGGCCTCCCCCTGGGTCACTTGGAAGCCGCAGGAGAAGCTCACGAGCTACGACCAGCCGTTCCTCGAAGGAGTGAACCAGCAGTTCGTCGTGCCGATCGACTTCGCCGCACGATTCGCGAGCTTCGACCCGACCTTCGCGGTGGGCCCCGCCACGCAGCCTTCCCTGTCGCAGAAGGCGCGCGACATCCTGCTGGACGGCTTCACGGGTCCTGACCCCGTGTCGACCGAGGCGCCAGGCAACTCGGATGACTACGTCGACGTCGCCGGCACGCTGGCGCACTGGCGCTTCACCGGGAACTCCGGTGTCGTCGCCGAAGGCCAGAGCGTGCCCGATGTCGCAGGCGGCAACGACCTCACGCGGGTCGGCATCGCCGAGTCCGGCGCAACGAACGCCGAAGTGGGCGACGTCACCATCGGCTCCGACCACGCCTACCTGTCGTCCGACGACGCGAGCGTCTGTTTCGCGAACGCCGACCGCAACAACTCGCGTTACAGCTACCTCGAGACCTCGAGCGACGCCCCCGTCAACAACGAGTCCTTCGACAACGGGTACACGATCGAGTCGTTCTTGAAGATCGACAAGTCGTGGACGGCCAGCACGAACCAGTGGATGATGGCGCTGATCCGAGCGGGCAACCGCAACGAGATGCCGGGAGTGCCTTACGACCGGTGGGGTAACGGAGGACCGGTTGTTCTGGGCCTGTCGAACCTCAAGGAATTCCAGTGGAGCGTCATCCCCAATGAGCCCGGACTCGGTGACCGGGTGAACTGGTCGGGAGAGATCCAGCTCGACACCTGGATGCACGTCGCCATCGTCAACGACCCGGCGACCCGCGCGACCACGATGTACGTGAACGGGGCACCCGTGCTCCGCAACGCGACCGACAACGTGGGCCAGAGCTTCGTTCCCGACGCCCCGTGGCTGTTGGGCGCCGGCATGGATTCCAACCAGCCGGGCGCCGGCTGGAACGGATGCATCGGAGAGACCCGCATCGTCGATCACGTGCTCGACCAGAGCGAGTGGCTGACCGCACGCGCCGACCTCACCGGCCTCACGGTCGTCGACGCACCCGAGGGATCGCTGCCCGCCACCACGAAGCTGACGACGTTCTCCGGAACCGGCCTGCCGGGCGCCGAGGTGCGCATGTCGGGAAGCATCGCGGGAACCGACGTGATCGACGACGACGGCCGCTGGTCGATCGTGCTCCCCCAGGCGCTCACCGCCGGCGCCTATGAGGCGTCGGTCGTGCAGGCGCTCGGCACACGTGAATCCGCACCCGTCGCCTTCGACTTCACCATCGAAGGCGCCGCGGTCGCGAACCCCGGCACGACTCCCACCATTCCGATCGACGGCGCCGACGGGAGCGTCGCTCTGGCCAACACCGGCGCCGAGCTGCCCACCGGAGCGATCGTCGGGGCGATCCTGCTCGCGCTCCTCGGCACGACCGTGCTCATTCGCACCCGTCGTCGACGCGCATCCGGTCTGTCGGGTGAGTAGCCTGCTCTGACGGTCGGCCCGGTCAGCGCTTCGCGGCGCTGCCCGGGCGGCTCACAGCGAGCAGGATCGTGGCGGCACCGGCCGCCAGCCACGCCACGACCGGCCCGGCCCCTGCGGCGAGCGCGAAGGCTGCCGTGCCGGCCACCGCTCCCACCGGCAGCGCGATCACCGACAGCACCCGGATGAGCTGCCCCGACTCATGCCGTTCGGCCACAGCCTGCATGGTGGCGGTGAGTGTTCCCGTTACGTAGGTGGTGGTCACCCCATCGACATCCGAGAGCTTCTTGGCCGCGACGGTCTGCAGGGCCAGGGCGGAGGCGGAGAGGGCGATCACGACGCAGCGTTCGAACACGGCGGTGCTGTCGGGGCGCAGCGCCCAGATCACGACCACCGCTGATTGCAGCGCCATGGAAGGCAGCACCAGTCGGCGCACCACGCGGGGGCGCGTGACGGCAATCGTCGTCGGCGTCGCGGTCAGCCGGAAGGCCGCGTAGAGCACACCCACGAAGAACACGATCGCCACCAGGGCCGCGAGCAACGTGAGGGCGAACTCCGGCCGGGTGAACATGCCGGTGAGGATGAGGTTGCCGGTCATGTTGGCGGTGAAGATGCCGCCGAGCGCCAGGAAGGCGAAGGCATCGGCCGCCCCCGCTGAGAACGACAGCAAGAGAAGTGCCGCGTGCACCCGGCTCATCCCGGTCTCCGTTCTCGATTGCGCTGCGGCACACATCCGGCCGATTGGGCGACAAGCTAGCAGTTCGAGGCAGCTGTGAATAGCTGGTGCCGTAGCGGGATGGCTGCTACTTTGGCGCACACGTCAATCGCGACCAGCCGGTCAGGAGGCGGCATGCCACTCGAGATCGCGACCGCGCTGCTTCCCGTCTTCTTCGTCATGGCGCTCGGTTTCGCGGCCGGTAAGACGCGGCTGGTCGACAACCAGAACGTGCGCAGCCTCAACACCATCGTCATGTCGATCGCGCTGCCGATCTCGCTGTTCGTGGTGCTGTCGTCGGCGAGCCGCGCCGACGTCGTCGCGCATTGGCCATTGGCCGCGATCTCGTTGTTCGTGATGGCCGCCGGCTACGGCGCCACCTACCTGCTCTCCCGGCGAACGGCGCGGCAGGATGCGGGCGACTCGGCTGTCCAGGCGCTGACGGTCTCGTTTCCGAACGCAGCCGCGGTGGGCATCCCGCTGGCCGGATCGGTGCTCGGGCCCACCGGGATGCTCGGTGTCGCCACGGTGCTCGCCGTGGGCTCGATCACGATGTCGCCTCTGACCGTGGCCGTGTTGGAGATCCGCAAGAGCGCCTCCGCCGCGGGGCCGCGCTCCCGCACCATCCTCCGCGCGATCGGTG
It encodes the following:
- a CDS encoding SDR family NAD(P)-dependent oxidoreductase, with the protein product MPSASPDTASTAAIDPADLAVTLDVLARMAELDENHPDFVAVRRATALMFKAVKRERRREIRAAVADADKSVIAATATGAPDRIDDETRGIPITTSTSTPTAGTLLKARNCYICKQPYTLVDAFYHQLCPDCAAMSHAKRDARTDLTGRRALLTGGRAKIGMYIALRLLRDGAHTTITTRFPRDAVRRFSSLPDSADWLHRLKVVGIDLRDPAQVIALADDVAAAGPLDILINNATQTVRRSPGAYQPLVEAELAPLPDGPLPELVTFGHTNDEHPHALAQSVNTHPILAAAAARAEELTEQAMAPGSSSLERLAAGTAIDAGGLLPDLHDANSWTQHVDEVDPLEMLEVQLANTTAPFLLISRLRASLRSSGARRSYVVNVSAMEGVFGRGYKGPGHPHTNMAKAAVNMLTRTSAREMFETDRILMTSVDTGWITDERPHPTKVRLAEEGFHAPLDLVDGAARVYDPIVRGQAGEDLFGVFLKDYAPSNW
- a CDS encoding CE1758 family FMN-dependent luciferase-like monooxygenase, with the translated sequence MQFGIFSVGDIAPDPVTGHTQSEAERISNIVKVAQRADEVGLDVFALGEHHNPPFVPSSPTTLLAHVAALTKQIMLSTSVTLLTTNDPVRIAEEYAMLQHLAKGRLDLMVGRGNTVPVYPWFGKDIRQGVALALENYNLLHRLWREDVVDWEGRFRTPLQGFTSTPRPLDDVPPFVWHGSIRTPEIAEQAAFYGNGYFANNVLAPNLHFKPLVDFYRDRFEHYGHGTRDQAIVGLGGQSFIAKRSQDAVKAFRPYFENYPIFKGSSLDDFMERTPLSVGSPQEVIDKTLSFQEGFGDYQRQLFALDGLALPVEMALEQVELLGTEVVPVLRKEMAARRAPGVPDAPTHASLIAEKYGDAEPRQPRPNPNRGDNLSGTSPYQDSDPELQASFPLAV
- a CDS encoding MarR family winged helix-turn-helix transcriptional regulator, with product MPDSRDISDYRLANDAWEAYYRAQATIGQEFNDADIWEGLLTKEYAVLYALSSEPEGLRITELGEDVLLTQPGMSRMIARLESRGLVERAGDAADARARRIRLTDDGRAVQRAVGRNLARLIAQTMTRSLDRQQLQTLRDVSLALLAGAPGTSADVQRRALERMKS
- a CDS encoding CE1759 family FMN reductase, translating into MTTEATPQTSDSAERPVRLVIISAGVSDPSSTRLLADRLAQKTVDLLAEAGQPASVGVIELGPLAVDIAQNIVSGFPNARVQAAIDRLADADAVIASTPVYKAGISGLFKSFADVLDNDLLIATPVVLAATAGTARHAMVADEQLRPLFAFLRALAVPTSVFAAPEDWGSTALGDRIERAATELALLVRSGVGRSIADGAWAGYQHQFSGNATRSEGSAAEVDFDTDLMRMAAGGGV
- a CDS encoding LamG-like jellyroll fold domain-containing protein, coding for MPPATPRPPSRLRFIRAGAIATAAAGAIALSSFVAVPASQAAPADDLGSRFTLAVLPDTQFYSRYSADQFQPRYGKDPYQVQTEWLAENRDALNIPFVTQLGDIVDQSGQEREWVAADNAMRTLDDADVPYSTAPGNHDVRDSNDDLDDTAYDLSQEPFLKWFGPERAKNVSTYEGSDPTGLSQYHVFEAEGQQYLVLALSWRVSDATIAWADSVIDAHPTLPVILTTHQVIDIDSDAISPKETEYGLELWDKLITSNDQIFLTINGHFHGESHLVKTNDFGHSVTQIVIDYQMAYEGGDGYLGLFEFDLSHNAITVQTASPWVTWKPQEKLTSYDQPFLEGVNQQFVVPIDFAARFASFDPTFAVGPATQPSLSQKARDILLDGFTGPDPVSTEAPGNSDDYVDVAGTLAHWRFTGNSGVVAEGQSVPDVAGGNDLTRVGIAESGATNAEVGDVTIGSDHAYLSSDDASVCFANADRNNSRYSYLETSSDAPVNNESFDNGYTIESFLKIDKSWTASTNQWMMALIRAGNRNEMPGVPYDRWGNGGPVVLGLSNLKEFQWSVIPNEPGLGDRVNWSGEIQLDTWMHVAIVNDPATRATTMYVNGAPVLRNATDNVGQSFVPDAPWLLGAGMDSNQPGAGWNGCIGETRIVDHVLDQSEWLTARADLTGLTVVDAPEGSLPATTKLTTFSGTGLPGAEVRMSGSIAGTDVIDDDGRWSIVLPQALTAGAYEASVVQALGTRESAPVAFDFTIEGAAVANPGTTPTIPIDGADGSVALANTGAELPTGAIVGAILLALLGTTVLIRTRRRRASGLSGE
- a CDS encoding DUF1275 family protein — its product is MSRVHAALLLLSFSAGAADAFAFLALGGIFTANMTGNLILTGMFTRPEFALTLLAALVAIVFFVGVLYAAFRLTATPTTIAVTRPRVVRRLVLPSMALQSAVVVIWALRPDSTAVFERCVVIALSASALALQTVAAKKLSDVDGVTTTYVTGTLTATMQAVAERHESGQLIRVLSVIALPVGAVAGTAAFALAAGAGPVVAWLAAGAATILLAVSRPGSAAKR
- a CDS encoding AEC family transporter, whose protein sequence is MPLEIATALLPVFFVMALGFAAGKTRLVDNQNVRSLNTIVMSIALPISLFVVLSSASRADVVAHWPLAAISLFVMAAGYGATYLLSRRTARQDAGDSAVQALTVSFPNAAAVGIPLAGSVLGPTGMLGVATVLAVGSITMSPLTVAVLEIRKSASAAGPRSRTILRAIGASLRKPIVIGPVLGLVWSLAGLPLPPLVNATLSEIGAVTAGLALFLTGLVISAQPIRFSTVAVISTLIAVVGRPALAVAIVLAVGLTGPLAQETVLLLALPAGFVGLLLGLRYGSKPPAAGATVLFSSVLSVVTLPIVIAFLPAF